A single Ptiloglossa arizonensis isolate GNS036 chromosome 2, iyPtiAriz1_principal, whole genome shotgun sequence DNA region contains:
- the LOC143143416 gene encoding uncharacterized protein LOC143143416 isoform X3, which yields MKIFCIPAFVYRRLRNVERAPADRSSARRLGRNLRHDHERVRLGFRRVRPATHLLPQRRSGGDSVRRHVADQFRVGLRDAVRRGEESVRGRAPGGHDSERALHRRRLVLRVPGDQISERRSRRRTVRDGGDVLVRIPLGSLQGEVRQVGRTRPERGYHRPGGAGVPDPARALDGRGVRSTIQRVANLSAVLRDRSVDRYRDDQRAAPLAQVPRGDRQARASFAVAANHVLRQQVEAGRYVSDKKAPRAAERAAIAAVLVQGECRKNTTRPVQRETAILRAVSAHRFSAEFPTIWQHAGWTINAPVYQKSAMIATAAVAAGFFGGIVATTALRKKILLLAGFLVSLVSCFGANWAQAPLYMLLLCIAVIVTTRVTGNIVIAVNTDVIPTPLRSTGLSVLTTVGNLGAVLGNLIFSALLDLDSVAAFAGMGCLLLVCFCLSFFQPEPVKPSSSPKSLGSA from the exons atgaaaattttctgTATTCCCGCGTTCGTCTATCGCAGGCTACGGAACGTTGAACGTGCTCCTGCTGATCGCAGCTCTGCCCGCCGCTTGGGCCGGAATCTTCGACACGACCACGAGCGCGTTCGTCTTGGCTTCCGCCGAGTGCGACCTGCAACTCACCTTCTTCCGCAAAGGCGTTCTGGTGGCGATTCCGTTCGTAG GCATGTCGCTGACCAGTTTCGTGTGGGACTACGCGACGCCGTACGTCGGGGCGAGGAATCTGTTCGTGGTCGGGCTCCTGGTGGACACGATTCTGAACGTGCTCTGCACCGTCGTCGACTCGTACTACGCGTTCCTGGCGATCAAATTTCTGAGCGGCGTTCT CGTCGGAGGACCGTTCGCGATGGTGGCGACGTACTTGTCCGAATTCCACTCGGCTCGTTACAAGGCGAGGTTCGCCAGGTGGGCAGGACTCGTCCTGAACGCGGGTATCATCGTCCCGGCGG TGCTGGCGTTCCTGATCCTGCCCGTGCCTTGGACGGTCGAGGTGTTCGATCGACGATACAACGAGTGGCGAATCTATCTGCTGTTCTGCGCGATCGTTCCGTTGATCGGTATCGCGACGACCAGCGCGCTGCCCCACTCGCCCAAGTACCTCGTGGAGATCGGCAGGCCCGAGCAAGCTTTGCAGTTGCTGCGAACCATGTACTCCGTCAACAGGTGGAAGCCGGCCGATACGTTTCCG ATAAAAAAGCTCCTCGCGCGGCAGAACGCGCAGCTATCGCGGCGGTCCTTGTTCAAGGAGAGTGCCGAAAAAATACGACTCGCCCGGTACAACGCGAAACAGCTATTCTCCGGGCCGTATCTGCGCACCGTTTCTCTGCTGAGTTTCCTACAATTTGGCAGCATGCTGGC TGGACGATCAACGCGCCGGTCTACCAAAAGTCCGCCATGATCGCTACGGCGGCGGTCGCCGCTGGATTCTTCGGTGGGATCGTTGCCACCACCGCGCTTCGAAAGAAGATACTGTTGC TCGCCGGTTTCCTCGTATCGCTGGTGAGCTGTTTCGGAGCGAACTGGGCGCAAGCTCCGCTCTATATGCTGCTGCTGTGTATCGCCGTTATCGTCACGACGAGAGTAACGGGTAATATCGTCATCGCCGTGAACACCGACGTAATTCCTACCCCGTTAAG ATCCACCGGTCTTAGCGTCCTGACGACCGTTGGGAACCTCGGAGCCGTTctaggaaatttaattttttccgcGCTATTGGACTTGGACAGCGTCGCCGCTTTCGCGGGCATGGGTTGCCTGTTGCTCG TCTGTTTCTGCCTGTCCTTCTTCCAACCGGAACCCGTGAAGCCGAGTTCCTCGCCGAAATCTCTCGGATCGGCCTAG
- the LOC143143416 gene encoding uncharacterized protein LOC143143416 isoform X2: MKIFCIPAFVYRRLRNVERAPADRSSARRLGRNLRHDHERVRLGFRRVRPATHLLPQRRSGGDSVRRHVADQFRVGLRDAVRRGEESVRGRAPGGHDSERALHRRRLVLRVPGDQISERRSRRRTVRDGGDVLVRIPLGSLQGEVRQVGRTRPERGYHRPGGAGVPDPARALDGRGVRSTIQRVANLSAVLRDRSVDRYRDDQRAAPLAQVPRGDRQARASFAVAANHVLRQQVEAGRYVSDKKAPRAAERAAIAAVLVQGECRKNTTRPVQRETAILRAVSAHRFSAEFPTIWQHAGIQHDETLGPAPLYDSEQFRRREVDRGSGADHERDVGRAKDPPGQRLPRLPGFLRRLHDVDDQRAGLPKVRHDRYGGGRRWILRWDRCHHRASKEDTVARRFPRIAGELFRSELGASSALYAAAVYRRYRHDESNGSTGLSVLTTVGNLGAVLGNLIFSALLDLDSVAAFAGMGCLLLVCFCLSFFQPEPVKPSSSPKSLGSA; encoded by the exons atgaaaattttctgTATTCCCGCGTTCGTCTATCGCAGGCTACGGAACGTTGAACGTGCTCCTGCTGATCGCAGCTCTGCCCGCCGCTTGGGCCGGAATCTTCGACACGACCACGAGCGCGTTCGTCTTGGCTTCCGCCGAGTGCGACCTGCAACTCACCTTCTTCCGCAAAGGCGTTCTGGTGGCGATTCCGTTCGTAG GCATGTCGCTGACCAGTTTCGTGTGGGACTACGCGACGCCGTACGTCGGGGCGAGGAATCTGTTCGTGGTCGGGCTCCTGGTGGACACGATTCTGAACGTGCTCTGCACCGTCGTCGACTCGTACTACGCGTTCCTGGCGATCAAATTTCTGAGCGGCGTTCT CGTCGGAGGACCGTTCGCGATGGTGGCGACGTACTTGTCCGAATTCCACTCGGCTCGTTACAAGGCGAGGTTCGCCAGGTGGGCAGGACTCGTCCTGAACGCGGGTATCATCGTCCCGGCGG TGCTGGCGTTCCTGATCCTGCCCGTGCCTTGGACGGTCGAGGTGTTCGATCGACGATACAACGAGTGGCGAATCTATCTGCTGTTCTGCGCGATCGTTCCGTTGATCGGTATCGCGACGACCAGCGCGCTGCCCCACTCGCCCAAGTACCTCGTGGAGATCGGCAGGCCCGAGCAAGCTTTGCAGTTGCTGCGAACCATGTACTCCGTCAACAGGTGGAAGCCGGCCGATACGTTTCCG ATAAAAAAGCTCCTCGCGCGGCAGAACGCGCAGCTATCGCGGCGGTCCTTGTTCAAGGAGAGTGCCGAAAAAATACGACTCGCCCGGTACAACGCGAAACAGCTATTCTCCGGGCCGTATCTGCGCACCGTTTCTCTGCTGAGTTTCCTACAATTTGGCAGCATGCTGGC ATTCAACACGATGAGACTCTGGGTCCCGCACCTCTTTATGATTCTGAGCAATTTCGACGCCGAGAGGTGGACCGAGGATCGGGCGCCGACCATGAGCGAGATGTTGGACGCGCGAAGGACCCTCCCGGGCAGAGATTACCTCGGCTGCCCGGATTTCTACGACGTTTGCATGACG TGGACGATCAACGCGCCGGTCTACCAAAAGTCCGCCATGATCGCTACGGCGGCGGTCGCCGCTGGATTCTTCGGTGGGATCGTTGCCACCACCGCGCTTCGAAAGAAGATACTGTTGC TCGCCGGTTTCCTCGTATCGCTGGTGAGCTGTTTCGGAGCGAACTGGGCGCAAGCTCCGCTCTATATGCTGCTGCTGTGTATCGCCGTTATCGTCACGACGAGAGTAACGG ATCCACCGGTCTTAGCGTCCTGACGACCGTTGGGAACCTCGGAGCCGTTctaggaaatttaattttttccgcGCTATTGGACTTGGACAGCGTCGCCGCTTTCGCGGGCATGGGTTGCCTGTTGCTCG TCTGTTTCTGCCTGTCCTTCTTCCAACCGGAACCCGTGAAGCCGAGTTCCTCGCCGAAATCTCTCGGATCGGCCTAG
- the LOC143143013 gene encoding uncharacterized protein LOC143143013 produces MCQLNFRIKLDLCKFYTDVRRFCWIFVDGTKMLQICHMIEHITNLFSIKEPFHLLLNETEYLPPNEDIRVLKESETILVCPGSGLENGAELSVSIITGSQENFTKVERPGNSVQHKESQTNLFQEQLNPIQIQENLPNEVLSRSQSDPSESSTICNNLEDETSSIVDLKTTDTNVMEDVSITKDSAIRRKRKRVRRKKKSQDIEEPVTEEENKSKKPKIVNSYIISSSKHIRFDNADTDEVVVKEVIHGETMNGYANKVSPPHELANLLSLGQNSTPITFTNTKVKEEIKIEYVSDEESRLNTGVENTNVITSLSKMLQDGKELSIMDLEACPVMTTKPQLKDFVAFKMLKIGLDYTPQVSEFIVAEVISYCPKTLMYTFKVWQGLSEVQVPIGKFTIILDEEEHVLDDTIKLNFAQIMEFRLVSSSDPDRTTTPIPNYAN; encoded by the exons ATGTGCCAGTTGAATTTTCGTATCAAACTTGATTTGTGCAAATTTTATACCGATGTTCGCCGTTTTTGTTGGATCTTTGTCGATGGTACGAAAATGTTGCAAATTTGTCATATGATTGAGCATATTACAAATTTGTTCAGTATCAAAGAACCATTCCACTTGCTGTTAAACGAGACTGAATATTTGCCACCTAACGAGGATATTCGTGTTCTCAAGGAGAGCGAAACGATCTT AGTCTGTCCAGGATCTGGACTGGAAAATGGAGCAGAATTATCTGTTAGTATAATAACTGGAAGTCAGGAGAATTTTACAAAGGTAGAGAGACCTGGTAACTCTGTGCAACACAAAGAATCTCAAACTAATCTTTTTCAAGAGCAACTAAACCCAATTCAGATTCAAGAAAACTTACCAAACGAAGTTTTAAGCAGGTCACAAAGCg atCCATCGGAAagtagtacaatatgcaataatCTAGAAGACGAAACAAGCAGTATAGTTGAtttgaaaactacagatacaAATGTAATGGAAGACGTTAGCATAACGAAAGATTCTGCGATACGTCGAAAAAGAAAACGCGTAAGACGTAAAAAGAAATCGCAAGATATCGAAGAACCTGTCACGGAGGAGGAAAACAAATCAAAAAAACCCAAGATCGTAAATTCTTACATCATTTCTTCCAGCAAGCATATACGTTTCGATAACGCAGACACTGACGAAGTTGTGGTAAAGGAAGTTATCCATGGAGAAACAATGAACGGATACGCAAATAAAGTATCACCTCCACACGAACTTGCCAATTTATTGTCGCTGGGTCAAAATTCTACACCGATTACTTTTACAAACACAAAagtaaaggaagaaataaaaattgaatacgtATCCGACGAAGAGAGTCGTCTCAATACTGGTGTCGAAAATACAAACGTAATCACGAGTTTAAGCAAAATGTTGCAGGACGGAAAGGAACTATCGATAATGGATCTCGAAGCGTGTCCAGTTATGACAACGAAACCGCAACTTAAAGACTTTGTAGCCTTTAAG atGCTCAAGATCGGGCTAGATTATACGCCTCAAGTATCGGAGTTCATCGTAGCTGAAGTTATATCTTACTGTCCAAAAACATTAATGTACACTTTTAAAGTGTGGC AAGGATTGTCAGAGGTACAGGTACCTATCGGAAAATTTACAATCATACTAGACGAAGAAGAACACGTACTGGACGATACGATAAAGCTAAATTTTGCACAAATAATGGAATTTCGACTTGTGTCTTCATCCGACCCAGACAGAACAACTACTCCCATTCCCAATTATGCCAATTAA
- the LOC143143416 gene encoding putative niacin/nicotinamide transporter NiaP isoform X1: MTDGRTRAKIPTISARCDNVDVDGAGAAELENAISEAGYGTLNVLLLIAALPAAWAGIFDTTTSAFVLASAECDLQLTFFRKGVLVAIPFVGMSLTSFVWDYATPYVGARNLFVVGLLVDTILNVLCTVVDSYYAFLAIKFLSGVLVGGPFAMVATYLSEFHSARYKARFARWAGLVLNAGIIVPAVLAFLILPVPWTVEVFDRRYNEWRIYLLFCAIVPLIGIATTSALPHSPKYLVEIGRPEQALQLLRTMYSVNRWKPADTFPIKKLLARQNAQLSRRSLFKESAEKIRLARYNAKQLFSGPYLRTVSLLSFLQFGSMLAFNTMRLWVPHLFMILSNFDAERWTEDRAPTMSEMLDARRTLPGRDYLGCPDFYDVCMTWTINAPVYQKSAMIATAAVAAGFFGGIVATTALRKKILLLAGFLVSLVSCFGANWAQAPLYMLLLCIAVIVTTRVTGNIVIAVNTDVIPTPLRSTGLSVLTTVGNLGAVLGNLIFSALLDLDSVAAFAGMGCLLLVCFCLSFFQPEPVKPSSSPKSLGSA; the protein is encoded by the exons ATGACGGATGGAAGGACCCGCGCCAAAATCCCAACGATAAGCG CGAGATGCGACAACGTCGACGTTGACGGGGCCGGAGCTGCGGAACTCGAAAACGCGATCTCGGAGGCAG GCTACGGAACGTTGAACGTGCTCCTGCTGATCGCAGCTCTGCCCGCCGCTTGGGCCGGAATCTTCGACACGACCACGAGCGCGTTCGTCTTGGCTTCCGCCGAGTGCGACCTGCAACTCACCTTCTTCCGCAAAGGCGTTCTGGTGGCGATTCCGTTCGTAG GCATGTCGCTGACCAGTTTCGTGTGGGACTACGCGACGCCGTACGTCGGGGCGAGGAATCTGTTCGTGGTCGGGCTCCTGGTGGACACGATTCTGAACGTGCTCTGCACCGTCGTCGACTCGTACTACGCGTTCCTGGCGATCAAATTTCTGAGCGGCGTTCT CGTCGGAGGACCGTTCGCGATGGTGGCGACGTACTTGTCCGAATTCCACTCGGCTCGTTACAAGGCGAGGTTCGCCAGGTGGGCAGGACTCGTCCTGAACGCGGGTATCATCGTCCCGGCGG TGCTGGCGTTCCTGATCCTGCCCGTGCCTTGGACGGTCGAGGTGTTCGATCGACGATACAACGAGTGGCGAATCTATCTGCTGTTCTGCGCGATCGTTCCGTTGATCGGTATCGCGACGACCAGCGCGCTGCCCCACTCGCCCAAGTACCTCGTGGAGATCGGCAGGCCCGAGCAAGCTTTGCAGTTGCTGCGAACCATGTACTCCGTCAACAGGTGGAAGCCGGCCGATACGTTTCCG ATAAAAAAGCTCCTCGCGCGGCAGAACGCGCAGCTATCGCGGCGGTCCTTGTTCAAGGAGAGTGCCGAAAAAATACGACTCGCCCGGTACAACGCGAAACAGCTATTCTCCGGGCCGTATCTGCGCACCGTTTCTCTGCTGAGTTTCCTACAATTTGGCAGCATGCTGGC ATTCAACACGATGAGACTCTGGGTCCCGCACCTCTTTATGATTCTGAGCAATTTCGACGCCGAGAGGTGGACCGAGGATCGGGCGCCGACCATGAGCGAGATGTTGGACGCGCGAAGGACCCTCCCGGGCAGAGATTACCTCGGCTGCCCGGATTTCTACGACGTTTGCATGACG TGGACGATCAACGCGCCGGTCTACCAAAAGTCCGCCATGATCGCTACGGCGGCGGTCGCCGCTGGATTCTTCGGTGGGATCGTTGCCACCACCGCGCTTCGAAAGAAGATACTGTTGC TCGCCGGTTTCCTCGTATCGCTGGTGAGCTGTTTCGGAGCGAACTGGGCGCAAGCTCCGCTCTATATGCTGCTGCTGTGTATCGCCGTTATCGTCACGACGAGAGTAACGGGTAATATCGTCATCGCCGTGAACACCGACGTAATTCCTACCCCGTTAAG ATCCACCGGTCTTAGCGTCCTGACGACCGTTGGGAACCTCGGAGCCGTTctaggaaatttaattttttccgcGCTATTGGACTTGGACAGCGTCGCCGCTTTCGCGGGCATGGGTTGCCTGTTGCTCG TCTGTTTCTGCCTGTCCTTCTTCCAACCGGAACCCGTGAAGCCGAGTTCCTCGCCGAAATCTCTCGGATCGGCCTAG